TCTCCAGGGCCAGCGGCACCGGAAGGGCGTCCTGTGCGATGCGCATGTTCTCGCACAGCACGTCCAGGGCGTCCCTGGTGCGCGGCACCGGCAGCAGGTGCCCGGCCTCCAGCCGCGGGGAGGCGGTGAGCGGGCCGCCCGCGCGGACGAACGCGATGTGCTCGGTGACCAGGGGGGAGCCGAGGGCCTCCGCGCGCTCCGCCAGCGCCGTCAGCCGGCCCGCATCGGGGCGGTCGGCCCCGCCCAGGCCCAGGGAGACGCCGTGCGGGATCACGGTCACCCCGCGCTCGCGCAGCCGTAGCAGCGACTCCGGAAGGTGGCCGGGACAGACGTTCTCCGCCACGACCTCCACCCAGTCGATGCCCGGCATGCGCTCCACGGCGTCCGCGATCTCCGGCCGCCAGCCGATCCCCGTGCCCAGTCGCCGCATGGCTCCCCCTCCTTCGAACGACGAGTCCCTCCCGCGAATGACGGACGTATGGCCCCGACGGCCGGACCCGAATCACCTCCGGGCCGTGTTCAGAGGAACATTTGAGCTTCAGCCCCGTGCCGGCCATCGCTCCGGGCTACGGCCCAGCAGGCGCAGTGCCTCCGCCAGCGGGCCGGAGCCCTCGGGCACCTCCAGCGCCGGCGCGAAGGAGAAACCCGTGCCGCGCCGGTCGGGATCGGCCGGCACCGCACGGGCCACGGCCGACGCGGCGCCGAGGACGTGCTCGGGGAACTCCACCGTCGTGCCCAGGGCAGCGGCGACGTCCCAGGCGTGCACCACATAGTCGACGAAGTGGAAGCCGACCGCTCGGCCGCCCGGAACACCGCCCAGGTTCGGCAGCGCGAACTCCCGCTGTGTCACCCCTGGTTCGGCGAAGGCCGAGAGGACCGTGGCGGCGGCCGACCGGTGTGCCGCGGCGGGCTCGCTCATCTCCCCGTCCTCCCGCCAGTGCCCCGGCTCCCGCCCCGCTCCGCGTGCCGCCGCGGCGAACCCCAGATGCTGCGCGGTCATGTGCGCGACGAGCCGCCGTAGCGTCCAGCCCGCGCAGGGCGTGTCCCGCGTCCAGTCCGCGGCCGTGGCCAGGTCCACCACGCGCACGGCCTCCTGTACGGCGATCCGATCGAGTTCCACGAAGTCCGCTCCGGTGACAGTCATGGCCCGAGCATAAAAGAAAGCGAACGATCGTGCTTATTTATTTGGGATCCTGCCTGCTGTGCCGCAACGGGGAGCCGGATCAGGGGACTTGGGGGAGTGTGACGCCGTCCACGGCCGCGCCGCGCAGCCGTTCCGCGATACCCACCCGGGCCCTGCGGTACGCGGTCTCCT
The genomic region above belongs to Streptomyces sp. CG1 and contains:
- a CDS encoding TIGR03086 family metal-binding protein; amino-acid sequence: MTVTGADFVELDRIAVQEAVRVVDLATAADWTRDTPCAGWTLRRLVAHMTAQHLGFAAAARGAGREPGHWREDGEMSEPAAAHRSAAATVLSAFAEPGVTQREFALPNLGGVPGGRAVGFHFVDYVVHAWDVAAALGTTVEFPEHVLGAASAVARAVPADPDRRGTGFSFAPALEVPEGSGPLAEALRLLGRSPERWPARG